Proteins co-encoded in one Aerococcaceae bacterium DSM 111021 genomic window:
- a CDS encoding lipoate--protein ligase — MYIIEHIREGVEVLDHATQLAMHIYALENIKLDESLVFPYRPSASVQIGKYQNTIEEVNLDYVAENNIDIVRRETGGGAIYMDRNHANFVFIIDDPSSNFNENFDRIYQPTIEGLKQLGATNVARQGRNDLEINGQKVSGAAVTIQKNRLYAGYSLLLDIDFDAVENALRPNRKKIESKGIKSVRRRVTPIREHLSEKYRDISVKDFEQVMLMHLCGVSRVEDLKYYRLSDEEWKAIDKIAEDKFANWEWNYGKSPRYEYNCDGRFEGGTVSLTLSVEQSRIEKCRIYGDFFGKADIQIVEKELIGKRVDRNELLYALSKFELSEYFGKISAEEIVNLVLGH, encoded by the coding sequence ATGTACATTATTGAACATATACGAGAGGGAGTTGAGGTTTTAGATCACGCTACCCAATTAGCAATGCACATATACGCATTAGAAAATATTAAATTAGATGAATCATTAGTTTTTCCTTATAGACCAAGTGCTTCGGTTCAAATAGGTAAATACCAGAATACGATCGAAGAAGTTAATCTAGATTATGTCGCAGAGAATAATATTGATATAGTAAGAAGAGAAACTGGTGGTGGAGCTATCTATATGGATAGAAATCACGCAAATTTTGTATTTATTATTGATGATCCTTCCTCTAATTTCAATGAAAATTTTGATCGTATATATCAACCTACTATAGAAGGTTTAAAACAACTAGGAGCAACTAATGTAGCACGTCAAGGTCGAAATGACTTAGAAATAAACGGTCAAAAAGTTTCCGGTGCTGCTGTCACAATCCAAAAAAACCGCCTATATGCAGGTTATTCCCTTCTTTTAGATATTGATTTCGATGCGGTTGAAAATGCATTACGACCTAATCGTAAAAAAATTGAATCAAAAGGCATTAAATCAGTGCGTCGTCGAGTGACCCCTATTAGAGAACATCTATCTGAAAAATATAGAGATATTTCTGTGAAAGATTTTGAACAAGTTATGCTGATGCATCTATGTGGAGTGAGTCGAGTTGAAGATTTAAAATATTATCGTCTCTCAGATGAAGAATGGAAAGCAATAGACAAAATTGCGGAAGATAAATTTGCAAACTGGGAATGGAACTATGGTAAATCACCTCGCTATGAGTACAACTGTGATGGTCGATTTGAAGGAGGAACTGTATCCTTAACTCTAAGCGTTGAACAAAGTAGAATTGAGAAATGCCGTATTTATGGTGACTTTTTTGGTAAAGCTGATATACAAATTGTGGAAAAAGAGTTAATTGGTAAGCGTGTCGACCGCAATGAACTCCTATATGCACTAAGTAAATTTGAATTAAGTGAATACTTTGGGAAAATCTCAGCAGAAGAGATAGTGAATCTAGTTTTAGGACATTAA
- a CDS encoding LLM class flavin-dependent oxidoreductase produces the protein MVKLNVLDYAQIDEGKDAKIALEESTELAREAEALGFNRYWVAEHHNVPAFASSSPEMLMMHIADSTHSIRLGSGGVMIPHYSPYKVAENFRMLEAFHPNRIDLGIGNSLGTNLVNKALNETKERKLPYNQSIQDLYKYLTDKDDSEHRLNSIAANPKVSTVPQMFQLTTSKRGAKNAANLGLGLTFGLFPNASSDKVSIGKEASEIYRNEFKASNSLNEPVVMFSPFVVVADTNDEAEELTKALDIWLLGKNHFMEFKHFPSIETARSYVFSDEDLKMIKENRSRMIVGDIDSVKKQLDFLISQFEADEILIIPLMPNIKARKRALKLLAESFRIDNKD, from the coding sequence TTGGTTAAATTAAATGTATTAGACTATGCTCAAATTGATGAAGGAAAAGATGCTAAAATTGCACTTGAAGAATCTACTGAATTAGCAAGAGAGGCAGAAGCTTTAGGTTTTAATCGCTATTGGGTGGCAGAACATCATAATGTACCTGCTTTTGCCAGTAGCTCACCTGAGATGTTAATGATGCATATTGCTGACTCGACTCATTCAATCCGGTTAGGTTCTGGAGGTGTAATGATCCCACATTATAGTCCGTATAAAGTAGCGGAAAATTTTAGAATGTTAGAAGCTTTTCACCCTAATCGAATCGATTTAGGTATTGGAAATTCCTTGGGAACAAATTTAGTTAATAAAGCATTAAATGAAACTAAAGAAAGAAAACTACCCTACAATCAAAGCATTCAGGATTTATATAAATATTTAACAGATAAAGATGATTCAGAGCATCGTTTAAATAGTATTGCTGCTAATCCAAAAGTGAGTACTGTGCCACAGATGTTTCAGTTAACTACAAGTAAACGAGGAGCAAAAAATGCTGCGAATCTAGGTTTAGGATTAACATTTGGTTTATTCCCTAATGCTAGTTCGGATAAAGTGAGTATTGGTAAAGAAGCTTCTGAGATTTACAGAAATGAATTCAAAGCTTCGAATTCGTTAAATGAACCAGTAGTAATGTTCTCTCCATTTGTCGTTGTTGCAGATACTAATGATGAAGCAGAAGAATTAACTAAAGCACTTGATATTTGGCTACTTGGAAAAAATCATTTTATGGAATTTAAACACTTTCCTTCAATAGAAACTGCAAGAAGCTATGTTTTTTCAGATGAAGACTTAAAAATGATTAAGGAAAATCGTTCTCGGATGATTGTAGGTGATATTGATTCTGTAAAAAAACAGTTAGATTTTTTGATTTCTCAATTTGAAGCAGATGAAATACTGATTATTCCTCTCATGCCAAATATTAAAGCTCGAAAAAGGGCATTAAAATTATTAGCAGAGAGTTTTAGAATTGATAATAAAGATTAA
- a CDS encoding amino acid ABC transporter ATP-binding protein, which produces MIHMKGVNKYFGENHVLKNIDLDIEEGEKVVIIGPSGSGKSTLIRCMNRLEEITDGIAQVYNVDLTQKNAPVQKVRQKVAMVFQNFNLYSHKTILENVTLAPIKVQKVDRKQAEESGMKYLKRVGLEDKAHAYPAQLSGGQQQRVAIARALNMHPEVILFDEPTSALDPEMIQEVLDVMIDLSQLNITMVVVTHEMGFARSVADRIIFMDKGSIVESGTPDAFFSHTENQRAQDFLSKIIKHS; this is translated from the coding sequence ATGATACATATGAAAGGCGTAAATAAGTACTTTGGAGAGAACCATGTATTAAAAAATATTGATTTGGATATTGAAGAAGGGGAAAAAGTAGTTATTATTGGACCCTCAGGTTCTGGAAAGAGCACATTAATACGCTGTATGAATCGTTTAGAAGAAATTACTGATGGCATCGCTCAAGTATATAATGTTGATTTAACTCAAAAAAACGCACCTGTTCAAAAAGTGCGACAAAAAGTTGCTATGGTTTTTCAAAATTTTAATTTATACTCACACAAAACAATTTTAGAAAATGTGACTTTAGCTCCAATTAAAGTTCAAAAGGTGGATAGAAAGCAAGCTGAAGAATCCGGGATGAAATATTTAAAACGTGTAGGTCTTGAAGATAAGGCTCATGCGTACCCCGCTCAATTATCTGGTGGTCAACAGCAACGTGTAGCGATTGCAAGAGCGTTAAATATGCATCCTGAAGTTATACTGTTTGATGAGCCGACTTCAGCATTGGATCCTGAGATGATTCAGGAAGTATTAGATGTAATGATTGATTTATCTCAATTGAACATAACCATGGTTGTTGTGACTCATGAAATGGGATTTGCTAGATCTGTAGCTGATCGTATTATATTTATGGACAAAGGTTCCATCGTTGAATCAGGCACTCCTGACGCATTCTTTTCTCATACAGAAAATCAACGTGCACAAGATTTCTTAAGTAAAATCATTAAACATTCTTAA
- a CDS encoding transporter substrate-binding domain-containing protein, with product MKNWKKSILSLSLLGTTLLGGLAPATVFAQEELPAQVQAIKDAGVFKVGIKEDVPHFGFLNPDTTEHEGFEIDLARLIAEEITGSADNIAFTGVTPKTRGPLLDNGEVDAVIATFTITEERKETYNFTEPYFIDEVGFLVRTEDGITDFAGLEGKTIGVPQSATTKDLVQAEADDQGVTVKFSELATYPELKTALTSKRIDAMSVDKSILAGYVDDNSQILDIGFSPQEYGIATKLSNDELHNYLNELIAGWLEDGTIAELLEANGVQATSSDSE from the coding sequence ATGAAAAATTGGAAGAAAAGTATATTATCATTATCATTACTAGGAACAACTCTATTAGGTGGATTGGCTCCAGCAACTGTTTTTGCACAAGAAGAATTACCAGCTCAAGTACAAGCTATTAAAGATGCTGGAGTATTTAAAGTTGGAATTAAAGAAGACGTACCTCATTTTGGCTTTTTAAATCCTGACACAACAGAGCACGAAGGCTTTGAAATTGATTTAGCAAGATTAATTGCTGAAGAGATAACAGGTAGTGCAGATAATATTGCCTTTACTGGAGTGACGCCAAAAACTCGTGGACCTTTACTAGATAACGGTGAAGTTGATGCTGTAATTGCTACGTTTACTATTACTGAAGAACGTAAAGAAACGTATAACTTTACAGAACCATATTTTATTGATGAAGTTGGCTTTTTAGTTCGAACTGAAGATGGGATTACTGATTTTGCTGGATTAGAAGGTAAAACAATTGGTGTACCACAAAGTGCAACAACTAAAGATTTAGTACAAGCTGAAGCGGATGATCAGGGTGTTACTGTTAAATTTAGTGAATTAGCTACTTATCCAGAATTAAAAACAGCTCTAACATCTAAACGTATAGATGCTATGTCAGTAGATAAATCAATCTTAGCTGGTTATGTTGATGATAATAGCCAAATTTTAGACATCGGATTCTCACCACAAGAGTATGGTATTGCAACTAAATTAAGTAATGACGAATTACATAATTACTTAAATGAATTAATTGCAGGTTGGTTAGAAGATGGTACAATTGCTGAATTACTAGAAGCAAATGGAGTACAAGCAACTAGCTCTGACAGTGAATAA
- a CDS encoding amino acid ABC transporter permease, translated as MLLLTGISWLQEGPFALHRWGDLIEDIPLFMQSFLYTIGISISALIFAFLLGTILGISSSSRSKILSFFTRVYVEIFQNTPLLIQIFFVYYGLPMVGIVLDTYVIGIICVGLYHAAYIAEVIRSGIGSVPKGQMEAALSQGFSFWESMWFIVLPQAFRMMLPPLTNQVVNLIKNTSAIAIISGADIMFTANSWSSMNLHYVPAFAFAAFLYFLLCFPLTQLSVRLEEKNKKAYTR; from the coding sequence ATGTTGTTGTTGACAGGTATCTCTTGGTTACAAGAAGGTCCATTTGCATTACATCGTTGGGGAGATCTTATTGAAGATATACCACTTTTTATGCAATCCTTTCTTTATACTATAGGGATTTCAATTAGTGCATTAATTTTTGCTTTTTTATTAGGAACTATTCTTGGAATTAGTTCGTCATCAAGAAGTAAGATTTTATCTTTTTTCACGCGTGTTTATGTGGAAATATTTCAGAATACACCATTATTAATTCAAATATTTTTTGTATATTACGGATTACCAATGGTTGGAATTGTTCTAGATACATATGTTATCGGTATTATATGTGTAGGACTCTATCATGCAGCTTATATTGCAGAAGTTATTAGATCTGGAATTGGTTCTGTTCCAAAAGGACAGATGGAAGCGGCTTTGTCTCAAGGATTTTCATTTTGGGAAAGTATGTGGTTTATAGTATTACCACAAGCCTTTAGAATGATGTTACCACCATTAACGAATCAAGTTGTAAATTTAATCAAGAATACATCAGCAATCGCTATTATCTCTGGAGCAGATATAATGTTTACTGCTAATAGTTGGTCGTCGATGAACTTACATTATGTACCAGCTTTTGCATTTGCAGCATTTCTCTACTTTCTTCTTTGTTTCCCTCTCACTCAGTTATCTGTGCGTTTGGAAGAGAAGAATAAGAAAGCATATACACGTTAA
- a CDS encoding amino acid ABC transporter permease — protein MQELFTFNNMIFLLNGLYLTIYISAISIFLSSIFGTILAIMRNQERGLLKWIAVIYIEIVRNVPNILWIFVIFLIFRLRSLDAGVASFTIFTTAALAEIIRGGLNSVSKGEIEAAESQGLVKSQVMWHIILPQAIRNMLPAIMSQFVTVIKDTSFLWSVLAMQELLGKANILMGRYTATSQVFVLYGLLALIYFIVNFTISQIARKMTKDYGN, from the coding sequence ATGCAAGAATTATTTACATTTAATAATATGATATTCCTTTTAAATGGGCTATATCTTACAATTTACATATCAGCAATTTCGATATTTTTAAGTTCTATCTTTGGTACGATATTAGCTATTATGCGTAATCAAGAAAGAGGTTTACTGAAGTGGATAGCTGTTATTTATATTGAGATTGTCAGAAATGTACCTAATATATTATGGATCTTCGTAATTTTTTTAATTTTTCGATTGAGATCGCTTGATGCCGGTGTTGCGAGTTTTACAATATTCACTACAGCTGCGCTAGCGGAAATTATACGGGGTGGATTGAATAGTGTTTCTAAGGGTGAGATAGAAGCGGCAGAATCTCAAGGCTTAGTTAAATCACAAGTGATGTGGCACATTATTCTACCACAAGCCATTCGTAATATGTTGCCTGCAATCATGTCGCAATTTGTTACTGTTATAAAAGACACGAGTTTCCTTTGGTCAGTTTTAGCGATGCAGGAATTATTAGGGAAAGCCAATATTTTAATGGGCCGGTATACAGCGACTTCTCAAGTATTCGTCTTATATGGTTTACTCGCATTAATATACTTTATTGTAAACTTTACTATCTCTCAAATTGCTCGAAAAATGACAAAAGATTATGGAAATTAA
- a CDS encoding tRNA (adenine(22)-N(1))-methyltransferase TrmK, whose translation MNSNTLSTRLERVAQFVKKYGQKPIRLTDIGSDHAYLPCNLVLNNVIEYGIAGEVVEGPFVTAKKEVRLQGLEDSIDVRFGDGFEVVNLNDLINMATICGMGGVLIRNILNSGVSKLVSGHTLVLQPNVAEPQLRSWLIQNNYHIIDEDIVQEHKHSYEIIVAKHNPEINKQALSDKELLFGPINYKNQSKEFFLKWESELKNTEQIIKSIKLASRHNSDKLEELELKYQLIKEVLTNE comes from the coding sequence ATGAATTCAAATACATTATCTACTAGACTTGAAAGAGTCGCTCAATTTGTGAAAAAATACGGACAGAAACCAATTCGATTAACAGATATTGGAAGTGATCATGCATATTTACCATGCAATCTCGTTTTAAACAACGTTATTGAATATGGAATTGCTGGAGAAGTGGTTGAGGGCCCGTTTGTAACGGCTAAAAAAGAAGTTAGATTGCAAGGCCTGGAGGATTCTATTGATGTACGCTTCGGTGACGGCTTTGAGGTTGTCAATTTGAATGATTTAATCAATATGGCAACAATATGTGGAATGGGCGGTGTATTGATTCGTAATATACTAAATTCTGGTGTAAGCAAGCTAGTTTCAGGTCATACATTGGTGTTACAACCTAATGTTGCCGAACCACAATTACGAAGTTGGTTAATCCAAAATAATTACCATATTATTGATGAAGACATTGTCCAAGAACATAAACATAGTTATGAGATTATCGTAGCGAAGCATAATCCAGAAATAAACAAGCAAGCATTAAGTGATAAAGAACTTTTATTCGGCCCGATTAATTATAAAAATCAGTCTAAAGAGTTTTTTTTGAAGTGGGAAAGTGAGCTTAAAAACACGGAACAAATTATTAAATCCATTAAACTTGCCTCAAGACACAATAGTGATAAACTTGAAGAGTTGGAACTTAAATATCAACTAATTAAGGAAGTGTTAACAAATGAGTAA
- a CDS encoding Nif3-like dinuclear metal center hexameric protein encodes MSKQIIQLKDLMDSLDNLYPIELAEDWDQVGLHFGHSEAKIEKIMTTLDVRPNVVAEAIERGVDTIIVHHPILFSPIQRFDNSTVDLRMYTEIIKNDINIYALHTNLDKAPNGMNDWLANALELEDIKELESSEDGQTGLGRVGNLPKKLNRKEIISYTKEKLNTTNLTLIESTPKNNYQRVAIVGGASFDSISAALVEEADVFITGDITFHKGQDAYENDILTIDSGHYVEHIFKEKMAMVIKDLATQNNWEIEVVESNTNTNPFTYE; translated from the coding sequence ATGAGTAAGCAAATTATTCAATTGAAAGATTTAATGGATAGTTTAGATAATTTGTATCCAATTGAGCTTGCTGAGGATTGGGATCAAGTTGGGCTTCATTTTGGCCATTCAGAGGCAAAAATTGAGAAGATTATGACAACACTTGATGTTCGGCCAAATGTTGTTGCAGAAGCAATAGAACGTGGAGTAGACACGATAATTGTTCACCATCCTATTCTTTTTAGCCCAATCCAGAGATTCGACAATTCAACAGTGGATCTTAGAATGTATACTGAAATTATAAAAAATGATATTAATATTTATGCATTACATACCAATCTAGATAAAGCACCAAATGGTATGAATGATTGGCTTGCGAATGCATTAGAGTTAGAGGATATTAAAGAACTTGAGTCATCAGAAGACGGTCAAACTGGACTTGGTCGTGTAGGAAATTTACCAAAAAAATTAAATCGTAAGGAAATAATTTCTTATACAAAAGAAAAATTAAACACAACGAATTTAACTCTGATTGAAAGTACACCTAAAAATAACTATCAACGAGTAGCTATAGTAGGTGGGGCATCATTTGATTCGATTTCGGCAGCTTTGGTAGAAGAAGCTGATGTTTTTATAACTGGAGATATAACATTTCATAAAGGACAAGACGCTTATGAGAATGATATATTAACAATCGACAGCGGACATTATGTTGAACACATTTTCAAAGAGAAGATGGCAATGGTTATCAAAGACCTTGCTACTCAGAATAATTGGGAGATAGAAGTCGTTGAAAGTAATACCAATACAAATCCATTTACGTACGAATAG
- the pepT gene encoding peptidase T, whose product MSIFEKTKERLIRYAKIDTRSDVFSETIPSTEKQFDLLNLLVEELKEIGLEDVELNPNNAFVTATLPSNTTKEVPSIGFIAHVDTADFNSENVQPNVVVNYDGSAITLNATEDIVMDPIDFPNLNKYIGETLITTDGTTLLGADDKAGIAEIVTAVEYLINHPEIEHGKVRVAFGPDEEIGRGADHFDAKGFGVDFAYTMDGGPAGELEFESFNAAGATITITGKNIHPGTAKGKMLNAVTIMNEFMNELPALEVPEHTEEREGFYHVSDVEGTVDEAVLRMIIRDHDRKLFEDRKAFIQEVVNKINDNYPSKPLELDMYDQYYNMGEIIEKDMTPVDLAQNAMETLNIQPKIYPIRGGTDGSKISFMGIPTPNIFAGGENMHGRFEFVSVETMEKATNVIVKIIELNAK is encoded by the coding sequence ATGAGTATTTTTGAAAAAACTAAAGAGAGATTAATTAGATATGCGAAAATTGATACACGTTCTGATGTATTTAGTGAGACGATTCCATCAACCGAAAAGCAATTTGATTTATTAAATTTATTAGTTGAGGAATTAAAAGAAATTGGTCTAGAAGATGTAGAGCTTAATCCGAATAATGCATTCGTTACTGCGACATTGCCTTCAAACACGACTAAAGAAGTACCTTCAATTGGTTTTATAGCACATGTTGATACAGCCGACTTTAATTCGGAAAATGTTCAACCAAATGTAGTTGTGAATTATGATGGTTCTGCAATCACTTTAAACGCTACTGAAGATATTGTAATGGATCCAATAGATTTTCCGAATTTAAATAAATACATTGGTGAAACATTAATTACAACAGATGGAACTACATTATTGGGGGCAGATGACAAGGCTGGAATAGCTGAGATTGTAACAGCGGTTGAATATTTAATCAATCATCCAGAAATCGAACATGGGAAAGTACGTGTAGCATTTGGTCCAGATGAAGAAATTGGCCGTGGAGCAGATCATTTTGATGCTAAAGGTTTTGGTGTTGATTTTGCTTATACAATGGATGGAGGCCCTGCGGGTGAATTAGAATTTGAAAGTTTTAATGCAGCAGGAGCAACAATTACAATTACAGGAAAGAATATTCATCCTGGTACTGCAAAAGGAAAGATGTTAAATGCCGTTACAATTATGAATGAATTTATGAATGAATTACCAGCACTTGAAGTTCCGGAACATACGGAAGAACGAGAAGGTTTTTATCATGTTTCTGATGTAGAAGGAACCGTTGATGAAGCCGTATTAAGAATGATAATTCGGGATCATGATCGTAAACTATTTGAAGACAGAAAAGCATTTATACAAGAAGTAGTTAATAAGATTAATGATAATTACCCATCAAAACCTCTAGAGCTTGATATGTATGATCAGTATTATAATATGGGTGAAATAATCGAAAAAGATATGACACCTGTTGATTTAGCTCAAAATGCAATGGAAACATTGAATATTCAACCAAAAATTTATCCTATTCGTGGGGGAACAGATGGCTCGAAAATTAGTTTCATGGGAATTCCAACACCTAATATTTTTGCAGGTGGAGAGAATATGCATGGACGCTTTGAGTTTGTTTCAGTTGAAACAATGGAGAAAGCAACAAATGTTATTGTTAAAATTATTGAACTAAATGCAAAGTAA
- a CDS encoding thioesterase family protein: protein MKTLTKEFIVKEDATAISIGSGGLEVLSTPSLIAWMENVSYTLCEPLTQAVETTVGIEIVMKHLSPTSVGKIVKIDAEITDRNENILSFSLSASVDGKVISTANHKRAIVNKELFFKKINE from the coding sequence ATGAAGACATTAACTAAAGAATTCATAGTGAAAGAAGATGCGACAGCAATATCCATTGGTTCTGGAGGACTAGAGGTCTTATCAACACCTAGCTTAATCGCTTGGATGGAGAATGTGTCTTATACATTATGTGAACCTTTAACACAGGCAGTCGAAACCACAGTGGGAATTGAAATAGTTATGAAACATTTATCACCAACATCTGTAGGCAAGATTGTTAAAATTGATGCTGAAATAACCGACCGCAATGAAAACATACTCAGTTTTTCACTTAGTGCTTCAGTTGATGGCAAAGTAATTAGTACAGCCAATCATAAAAGGGCCATTGTAAATAAAGAGTTGTTTTTTAAAAAAATAAATGAATAA